ATAGATGACAAGATCCAGACGAACACGTGTGTAGAAACCCCCCCCTCCATCATATTGCAAGGCCAGCGGGCGTTTCCTGCTCGGGATGGGAGCTCGGTGTCACCGGGGAGATGAACGGGGCTCTGCTCCACCATTTAGCCGCCAGCAAGGTGCCGCGAGGCTGGGAAGCGCTTTCCTGGAGCTGGCAGTGAGCGGGGCAGAGTTCTGCTGACTCGCTGGAGACAAGGGTTGTGGTGTGCGTCACCGAGAGCACGCGCTGCGAAACGAACGCCCTCTGATCCACAGGTACCTGTTCGGTAGTCACATAATACAGTCGAACAAGATTTTCTACAAAAGCACATGCTTTTTTCCGGGTGTGAAATTAAAATCTTCTTTGCCTGGTATAAATAAAACATCATTCTGAGCTGACATATTCATATTTCTCGGAAAGGTCTTCTtttcctggagctgctggaaaTGTTGGTGAGATGCTGCAAATGAAATATGGATTTTATCTCTGATTTCTCTATCTCCGGGATCCCAAAGTTTCTAAAATCCTGTGTGAGCTTTCCTACTCTCTGATTCATCCCACAATCCAAAGCTGAATCCCACAGCCCTTCCCTGGAGCTTATGGCTGAAAATGAGGGACGGTTCCCGCAGGTCTTCGGTAGGGCTCCTGGTCAGCAGAGAGCTAGTCCTGCAGGCGAGGGCTGGTGAGACCAAGACCTTGGTCTTTGCGTGGGAAAAGCACGAGATTAAATATCTGGAAGGATTTCTTCAATGcagacttaaaataaaaacatgcttATAACCTTACTAGGATCCCTTCCTGTCACTGGGATGAGCGTGGGGAGCACAGAGCTCTGGTTTTGTGCACCAGAGCCGACCATTAAAGCCACTTACACTGCAGGCAGGTGGAGCACCCCAACTCCTGATCTTGCCAGCAAGAGGAGGAAACTCAGAATTTGGTCCTTGGAAATGCAGACTGGGAGGTATCTCAACGGTGAGCGTCAAccagctttttctgttgctttctggAGCTCCCAACCCTCTTGGGACAAGACTGGGTTGAAAGTGGCCCCATCCCGGCAGTGCGATGCCCGGGTGACCAAACGCCGAGGTCCGTGAGTATCCCTCCAGGTCTGAGCATCAGGATGCAAGCGACACAGACCAGCCCCTCCAGCTCAGCTTTCCCCCACCCCGGGAGCTCTCCCCAGGCTCTCCCTGTGCATCTCCTCCACCCACCGAGATGTTTCCTCTCCGACTCAGAGCAGGTCACCAACCTCCCCCTGCCGCTATGCCCCAATCTGATCTGACAACGCAGAAAGACCTTTCCTCACCTGGAgcagctgagctcctgggggaACACACGGTTTGGGGCCTGATCCTGCGCTCCCCGCTCTGTCAAAATCCCCAGCATCTTCCCGGAGCTGGGGGAAGCATTCGGCAGCAGAGAGCAAAGAGCACAGATGGGGAAACCCACGGCCGGACTGAGGACTTGGAACTTGTGAAGAGCAACTggtcagctggggagggggagagccgTCCTGCCGGCTCCCCTACCCTGCGGTCAGTACCCTGCCCCGCTTCCCAAACTCATTCCAAAGACAGCTAATTGCCAGCCTTCTTCCCGGGttccccctccagcccagccGTCCTCCTCCCTGCTCGGGCACCTACGAAGCCTGTAATTACTGCTTTACTCCTCTTTCCCCTGTAGTGGAACAGAGCCAACTTCAAGCACCGGcctctttaaaaatacatctgcTCTGCGCTGCACTAAAACACATGGAATAATAGAAGAGAGTCCGTCAGCAGGGGCACCCGTTACCTGCACGGCTTTCAAAGGCAGGAATCTTTTTCAAGAACACAGAGCATTTTCTCTCCTCCAGACCCAAAGCTGTGACGTGCTGGTAATATTTGAACGAGGGGGTTCACGTATCCCTCCTCCGGTTTACGAGCTGGCTGTCGTGACACACGGGTAGGCTGGGGTTGTCCCTCTGGGGCCGGGCAACGCCTGTTGCTGTTACTGGGGAtggctggtggtggtggccacCTTGCTGGTTCCCCACAACCATCAAGGCTCTGTATGGGGACTAGAGCTACAAGCTCCATGGGTGGAGAAATTGGACGCACTGATGGTCCCCAGACCCTCACCCCAGGCCCTCAGCCCTCAATCCTGTGAAACAGAGTGGGGTGTCAGGGATCTGGTGCAGTGTTCAAGCCGTACTCCATCCAAAATTACTCAGTTCTAAAAGATAAAGGAAGGACAGGGCTCCCCCCGAGATCTCTTCAAACACGTCTGCATTCACCTGGAGTTTCCAGACTCAGTTCAGCAGAGCATGGGTGACTTTAAACGCTTTCCAGCAGGCTTTGGTGGGTGGCGGCACGGACACCCTGGCCTGGGTCACTCATCTGTGTGCTCAAGGGGTGAGATGCCCAGATTCTTGGGGGGCCTTGGATTTtatagcagaaaaagaaaagagagtgtGGCATGGAGCTAAACAGCCTGGAAGTAAGCACTGTGCTGCAAGAGAGCTCCCTGCTACGGGTCacgcagcagctcccagggctccCTGGGCAGAGCTCCAAGAAGTGATGTCTGAGAGCTTCAGCAGCCCAGAACTGGTGGGCAGCTTTCTTCCAAAGCCTGGGCAGCACCAGGGGTAGGACCCATCTCTGCTATGCTGTCGTGTCCCCATTTATAGATGTCTCCATCTGAGCTGGTCATTCAGCATCTCTGTAGGCTTTAAGGTGATGCGTCCATAGTACCATTCACCCACCCCGCTACAGAAGTCAATGTTAGGAGGAGATGAACTGCACTGTAGACTCTTTGGTTCCTCTCCATCAACCATAACTGGAGTCTCAAGGTCTACATTCACCTGTGCACCCCTGCTTTGAAGACCCCAAAGCACCTCTGTCAAGGCTCGCCTCCCTGGTGAATGAGCTGTGCATGATGCTTTTGAGTTCCCAGGATGCCCCATCTGGAGttttggggaagggagaaggcCTGGCCCACCCCACCTGTTCGACCAGCTTGGAGGTAGCTTAGGAACCAAGTCCTCTAGTGTGGCCGTCACCTTCTCATTGAGCTCTGGGCCAGCATCAGTGGTGGGTGAGCAGGTACCCTCAGAGGTGGACCCGCCGCCAAAGAGACAGGTTTGATAAATGTCAAGGCTAGCTCATACATCAAACCTTGAATGAACAAAAAACCGGTGAGAGCTGAGTGTCCAGTCCAATCAATATTCCCTTCGTTCAACGCTGTTTTGGCCCTGGGGACACGGTTCAGGGGTGTCCTTTGCACTCCAGGAGTGGGGAGTGCGCGTGTGCCCATGACACCTCGGTGTgggcctttcttttccttcttccacgGGCTCTCCTGGCCCTGGACTCTCCCCCACGCTCCCCCCGTGCAGAGTGCACTGCAGAGGGGCTGAATTTAGCAGGGTTTGGGTTCCTTTCAGCGGCGTTTGGGGTCCTTTCGGGTTTCCAGCCTGGGCCTGAGCGCTCCGGGTGAGCCCCGCGTGTGCTGGCCCAGAAGCGGGAGAGCCTCGGGGATGGGGTCCCGCAGCACCCCTGCGCACCAGCCCTTCCCCCAACCCCGGCACCTCCAGCCGGACACAGACACCAAGAGGCAGGACCATGGCCGGGACCTGTCTCTGGGCTCTCCTGGCTCCCAGAGCTTCTGCTGGGAAGAACCAGCATCTTTTCCCAGACCTGTGCCCAGGAGGTGGCAACTCAGGAGCTGGGGGTGCGGGGTGTGGGAGTTGTAAAAAGGGCCCTTCTCAACCTCCACCCGGACCCCCCCAGTGCATCCCGGAGTCTTGCAACCGGCCCAGCCTGGGCAcagtgggtgctgctggagcaggactGGGAGCAGATGCAGGAGCAGGAACAGGAGAAGGACCAGGAGAAGGAGTAGGAGAAggaccaggagcaggagcaggagcagcaggaccaggaccaggCGCAGGAccaggagaaggagcagaaccaggagaaggagcaggagaaggagcaggagcaggagcaggagcagcaggaccaggagcaggagcaggaccaggagcaggagcaggaccagGAGTAGGACCAGGACcgggagcagagcaggagaaggacCAGGGCCAGGACCAGGACCAGAAGCAGGAGCAGTCCCCAGGccacctcctgcccagccccccaTGTGTGATGAGTTTGCCAGGCCTCATCACCGCTCCCGGAGCCGCTGCCCACCCTTcccagcccccgcagccgcccatCCAGGTCTTCACATCCTCCGCTCCAGCCCccggccggaccccccccccccccccttacctgGCGGCCGGCAGCGCGGTCCGGGGAccggggctctgccccccccccccgccgccccccctccaGCTCCCGAGCCGAGCGCTTTGCATTTCTGCCGGGGAAAGCCGGGCTCGCCTTTTTATGGCGGCGGCTGATAAATATTGCATCGCTTCGCCTTCGCGAAGTTTGCTGCGGCACCTGCGAGCTgccggcccccccaccccggcccggggcagcgaCCCCCGCgccatccccctcccccccctgccGCCGGGCAGGGCTCGGGCTCCCGGCTCTGAGGAGGGGGCTACCtggggtgggggtctgggggggaggACACACTCTTCGAGGCCGGAGCAGCGGCAGACTGGAGCGTGTGCTGTCTGCGAGGGGAGagcagagcggggggggggggggctgctaaTGCTGCGCGGAGCTGATTCTCCAAGGCCCCCCCGGGCAGCACTCAGCATCCAGCCTTCATTAAAATTTCATCGCCAGCACTTGGCCAAGGTCTATTTATGAAAATGCGCTTTTCGCTTGGTGGAAAAAacagggacggggtgggggggggaaggaacAAAGGCGGAGATGGGGTTTGGGGTGAGCGGTagcgggagccgggccggggggagtCGCGGAGCTGCCCCCCGGTCCCAGGGTGCGGGGGTGCGGGCGGGGCTCTGCCTCGATGGCTCCGGTGAAGCGGCCCCGCCGACGGCCCTTTCGGCCGCCGCACCGTTTGCCCCCTCTTTccagtttatttaatttttactttttttttttcacccccccccgcctccgggcTCGGGAGCGGCTCCGTCCCGCCGCAGGGCCCCGGCTCTCGGGGTGCAGCACCGCACCCCCGattcccccgcaccccccggctcCCTGCGTCTGGATACACACCCCCCTCCaataagttatttaaaaaaaaaaaaaagaaaaatccaaaccaTCCAAATAAAAAGCACCCCACTTTTTCCGTGTCCACCCCcccggggggcagagggggggcccgcggggctgctcctccccccccccccccccgaggtttCGATGCGGGCGGCTGCGAGAGGCGAAGCTCCCGGCGGAGCGGAGCCGGGAGTTCACAGCGTCCCTTCCTCGGCCGTCGGTGGGGccagggggggcggcgggggctgcctggagggacccccccagggagggcggggtggggggggcaagGGGCTCAGCGCGTCCCCGCAGCCGTTTGCGGGCGAGCCCCGGCGATGCGGGCTGCGCTCCGCCCGACCCCCGCTAACGAATTTACCCCGGGTGGGCATCGCCCGGGCTTCAGAGCCAAACCCACCCCGGGAGAGACCCCCGGAGCTTCCAAAGGCGGGGAGTTCGCCTCAGTCCCGGGCGGGGAACGGGACGAAAACACCCCCCtaagccccccccgcccccggctcccGACCCGGCGTGAGCGGCCGCGGGGCTGTAGCGCGGTGGGGTCCGCTCCCGGGGACCCCCCTGCTCCCGGGGAtcccccgctccgccccgggcTGGGGAAGGGCGGCTCTGCCCTGCGGtctgtcgtcttttttttttgggggggggtgtctcaTTTCGTTCCTTTCccccgcggaggaggaggagaaaagggcGAGCGCCCGCCCCGACGGGAGCCGGCGGGGATGGGCTGGAGGAGCGGTcatgggctggggggggtccctgggccgggggggacccgggggggtcccggagcCGTGCCCGGCGGCCGCAGTAACtccaggaggcaggaggagggtgaGGTAAAACGTGCATGATTTATTTGAAATGCTGCAGCGTACACAGACACCAAATTCCATTCAGCACACGCACAGCGAAACGAAACCGCGTTTCATTTCAAAaagggaggcaaaaaaaaaaaaaggcaacggAGGCAACTTTATTAAATAtgcaaagcgaaaaaaaaaaaaaaaaccaaaaacgaaaacaacagaaaaaagagtATTCTTGCCTTAGAAAGTGCAGAGTTCGCTCTCCGCGCCGgcagccggggccgcccgcccatccccgccgccccgggccgccccccgcagcccccggacTTTGATTGTCGAAGCGTAGGGTGTCTGTGTTTCTGTACAGGGAAATCATACGGATATCGAACAGTTTGAGTGAAACCAAAGCGAAATAAATCTCCATTTTCCCCGACCAAACCGCGACTCCAGGGAcgtgccaatttttttttcttttttttcttttaattattttctctttttattatgcttttatccttttttattccttttttattattttctctctttttattcttatttttaatttttatattcttttctctctttttaaaattattttctcttattcAGTTCTTTTATTCTTTACTCTCTTTTTTATTCGTTTCTCTTTAATTCTTTTTCCAATTctgttctctctttttaaaattcgtttctctcttttttccaattctgttctctctttttccaatttttttctctcttttaaaatccgtttctctcttttttccaattcttttccctctttttttcaattctttttttccccctctgttttAATTTAGCCGATGAGGTAGAAACAGAAACGTTATTGCAAAAATGCGATGGGTTTGCTGGGGGCAGGGGAGCGCGAACCAAACCATGCAAGTGCGTGTGTGTGCGGGCGTGCGCGGGGAGCCGGCAGCGAGCGCGGGCAGCGCGGGCCGGCACCGCCGTATTTACAGCCGTCCGCGGCGGCTTCGGGCTCCTTTGCTTTCTtagttgttttctctttttttttttttaattaaatttcaattttttaaaagaagaggaCGGGGCACCGAGGAGCGAGAGTCCCCGCGGCTCCCGCCTGCCCAGCCGAGCCGGGAAGGGGCGAGGGGCTGCGACAGGGACCCGCcgggctctggctgctgctgtcctgactccaggcaccccaaaaccccccccgaGGCCTTTCGTGtcgtcttttcctttttctccatctctttttcCAGTCCTATCTACAAAAGCAGTCCGTACCAGTCACAACAGCGGGGCCGCCTCGCCCGGGGTGAGGAGCAGGCACCCAACTGTTCGCTTTGCTTTGGGCGGGTTTCCCTTTTTTAggtttatttctccttttttttttttttccaatttttttcttttttaaacgaaaaaaaaaaaaaagccaacaacccCAAACCCTGCCCATTTTGGAGGGGCCCGGGGCCAGGACCGTGgcaggctggctggggagggggcaggcgctCCCCCCCACACACCCTCCCAGCCCCTTCTTCAGTAGGTGGCAGAAAATTTCatccttttctgcttctgtctctgATTGCAAAACCAGACCCGCACCACGTTCTTCTTCAAGTCTAACTTCTCGGCGATGGCGGCGATTTTCTCCGAGGAGGGCCGCGGCTGCACAGCGAAATAGGCCTCCAGCGACCGCTTTTCGGGGGCAGCGATGGAGGTGCGCTTGCGTTTCTTGTCGCCCCCCGTGTAGATCTCGGGTTTGGTCATTTTCTCCCTCTGGGCCCGCtcggcctcctccagccacgCTTCCAGGATGGGCTTGAGGGCCACCATGTTGTTGTGGGACAAGGTGAGGGACTCAAACCTGCAGATTGTGCTTTGGCTAAGGCAGCCCACCCCCGGGATCTTCAGGTTGGCCAACGCGGAGCCCACGTCTGCCTGGGTCACCCCCAGCTTGATCCTCCGCTGCTTGAACCGCTCGGCGAAGGACTCCAGCTCCCGGGGGTCCGTCTCCGTCTCGGGGCCGGAGATGACAGCGTGGGAAGCGAGGCCGTGGGGGTGGGACATGTTCATAGGCTGGGAGTGGTGGGCCATGTGGTTGATGGCCGACATGTGGGAGTGAGGGTGCGAAGGTGTGGAGCCCACGTCCGGGCCGGGCACCCCTCCGAGCGGGAGAGTGGAGTTGAGGTGCTCCAGGAGCTCGCCATCCAGGCCCTGGgagggctggtggtggtggtggtggggatggtGCGTGGTCAGCACGGACGGGTGGTGCAGGTGGACGGAGGACGAGGTAGGAGTGCAGGACACGCTGCTCATGGTGTGGTAGGTGGCATCCGGCTTGAAGGGGTGGGTTTTCTGCGACACTATATCCACGGCGGCCAGAGCCTCGGCACCCCGCAGCAAGGTCTCGTCAAAGCCCGCAAAAATGTTACCCTGTATCTGGAcgtggggtggagggggagagaagAGTGGGAGCGAGAACAAACCGAAAGAGCTGGAGAAGATTGCCGGGCAAACGGCGTGATGGGGGTCCCGCtcggcccctccagcagcgcctGGGACGGGGCAGACGAACCCAGCTCAGCCCGCTCCCCCACAAAAAATAGATATGAGGGTCGGGAGCGGGATGCGGGACCCCGGGCACCCACTCATCACTCCGGGGAGACCTCCCCAAAGCAGAGGGGAGCCGCGGAGGGGGACGGAGCCGGCGGGAGTCCCGAGGACCCTCTGCTCGGACCAGAGAAgggaggggacccccccccccaaaacccccaaacgAAACCCAGACGGAAACCGTCGGCTGTCGGAGTTAAGTTGGGGATGGTGGCACTCAGAGGGGTCCGGGGATGCGgaccccccccctccgctccgctccccttccatcctcctcctcctcctcctccccaaaccCACCCCGAGGGTCGGCTCACCTGGGGGGCGGGCAGGCAGGCTCTGCGGATGGCTTCGGAGCTGGTGTGGAGGTGGGGGTACTTGGGCTCGTGGAGGATGGGGTGCATGCTGAACGCCTGCTTGCTGTTCATGGACATCATGGTGGGAGAGGAGCGGGGCaggagccgggggctgcgggcagcccggctccgggGGCGCGGTATTGTCTGGCTCCGCCGCCCGGCATCAATGGCATTATAGcccgaccccccccgcccccccgcccgctcATTGGACCGGCCTCGGTAAGCCCCTCCCACCTCCCGCCCCCGGGTAGTGAgctcacccccccccctccttaaTCCCCCCCCAAACCGGGGCTCACACCCCCCCCCTTCTGTTGTACCCCCCCCgaaccgctcccccccccccccccggcactgcgCTGCGCCGCTCTCCCGGGGTCCCCCCCCGCCgtcgcggggaggggggggggggaggtgtcccTCCGGGCTACCCGCAGCCCGcaccggcggcggggggaggcgagaggcgccgggccccgctcttGCCCCGGGACCCCGCCGTTGAGCagcccccccggcactgcccaaCCTGCCGAgaccctctgcccaccctgcccatccCGCCGAGacccccttcccaccctgccGAGACCCTGCcggcccctgcccaccctgccgaGACCCCCTGCCGACCCTGTCGAGACCCTGCCcggcccctgcccaccctgcccaccctgccgaGACCCTGCCCGGCCCCTGCCCACCCCGCCGAGACCCCCTGACCACCCCGCCGAGACCCCCTACCCACCCCGCCAAGACCCCCTGTCCACCCTGCCtggcccctgcccaccctgccgaGACCCTGCAAgacccctgctcccagcctgccctgcccgTGTCTCCTGGCTGGGTTTCCCCCATGGGGGGATCTGGGAAGCAGAGTAGACCCCAGCCCGGGTGTGAACAGGAGCCTGCACGACCCTTCGCCCCCCCAGGGAAAAAGCACCTTGGGTTGCAAACCGTAAGAACAATGAAATAACTTTTCAccaactttgtttttttctgccctgtttcTATGAAGCCACTCGGCTCGATTACCCAAATCCTCCTGCCGGTACAGTGTCCGACAGACTCCACGCCTGTCCGTCCCTCCGTCTGTCTCTCCGCAACCTCTTCAGCCTGCGCTTCCCAGCCCGTCGCTGCCTCCGCACTTACCCACCCCCACCAactgcttccctccctctcctccccgccTGCCACCCAGCTCCTGTCACCGCAAAAAAAGCGTGGAGGTGAAGTTCGGTGGCTGCATGCTGGACTTTGggggggctttgcagccccccaggcactgccagcccggagctgggggaCTGACGGCGTGGGGATGGCGGCTGTGGGGTTGCTGGAGGACagcagggtgctggtggggctCCGAGCAGACGCTTCTCGAGGGAACGGCGTGTGCTCACCCAGCCCAGAAGCTCCGACCCCAGCAGGGCACGTGAGGACGACTGCGCAGCGCAGGTGTTTCAGGAGTCGGGGTCAGTGTCGCCTTTCCTGGCCCCTTTCCCACTCACCCTCGTCTCCACGGAGCCCGCACGCGGCATCCTCCGACCTGTCCCTTCTCACGGGGATCCCAACGGGCACCTCGGGTCAGACAGGGTCAACAAGTGACACCAGGAAAGGAAAATCCTGACCTGATCGCAGTCTTACCAGCGAGGCTGATGTGTTCCCCCCAAAAAGATGGTTCTTTGGCTCTGGGCATGCACGGGGAAAGCTCAGATCCAGCGACAGGAGACGCTGAAAGCAACCCTCACCGCGTGTGGTGCTGCCCAGGCTCAGGCACAGCCGTCAAACAGCGAGAAGCTCCCCGAACCCGACCCGTGCGACACATGGCTTGTGcggaggggctggaggagagcccaCGCGGGGCTGAACCCCAACTCTGGAGCAGCCTGCCCGGGGGGTAACCGCATCACCCCGACGCCGCTGCCAGCGCAGCCCTGTCCCTGGCAGCCTGAGGGATGGGAGGGGGTCAACGGGCAGTGCCCACCTGCCGCCGGCCAGAAAGCATCCCACGCGTGCCAGAGGCCACCAAGCCCGGCGGTGTGGCTGCCAGCACGCTGCTGCTCTGACCGTCCGCAGGCGAGAGCGGGCAGGAGCTCTGAAGCCTCTTCCccttctgctttctgccagcaCCGCTCTCCGAGTCGCGGTCTCTCGAGCTTGCGGAGAGATTGCAGCACCAGGGGATGGGCGGAGGAGAGCGGCTGCCAGAGAGGTTCCCTGGAAGCTCTCCGTGCAGCGGAGACTCAGGCAGGGTTCTTGCAACAGGGAATTGTCCCTCCTGGGTGCTCCGCAGTGAGCCCGGGCGCTTTCTCTTCCCTTCAGCCGAGCGCCTCGCTAGCTCATTCACGGCAACCAGAAGCTTTCGTCGGCgtatttaatcttttctttttgcgGGCTCTCCGTGGTGACTGCTCTGTCTCCTTTCTCCTCATTCTCCGCGTTTCAGCAGCTCGGAGGAGGAAGGTTGGAGAGAGCTGTTCAGTTCCCAGCCGTGGATTTCACTCTCCCCAAGGAAGCCAACCTCGGTTCCTCGCTGCGAGGAACCGACTCCAGGCTCTGTCCCAGGACATGCGCAGGAGGCTGGGGACTCTGGTATCAGGCCTGGGCACGCTCCTCTTCTGCACGTCTCCCAAAGGgtcagctggggcagggggagaccaGATGAGCGTCTCCTCCGCGAGGGGCTCGGCAGCTGGTCTTCCACACCTCCGGGAAGCTCAGGACCTGAACAAACGCAGACCCCGAGGGCAGCACAAGGCCAGCAGGAAGTACAAAAATACCTTTTCTAGTGCACGAAGGTGTTTCTGATCTCTTTTTCCACACTTGCAACCACTGAAACGATTGCCAGAGCAGCAGAACAGCCGTCCCAGGCCAGCCCAGAGACTCAGCTAGCCTTGGGTCTTGGGCATGCATCAGGAAAATTAGAGAAGAAACAGATGAAGTAAATGGCGTCCTGTCCCTTTCATTCCCCCGTGTCCCAGAGTTTATCAGACCCCTTTTCCAAACAGCCGAGCCTCCCCCCTTTGCGTCTCTCCTTGTCACGCCCCTGAGCACCCTGCCCTGGATTTGCCTCATCTTGGCAACAAACTTCTTGAGCACGAGATACAGAGGGCTGGGTCCCCAGACGCACCCCTGCACACGCCGGCACGGACTCTGAGACGCAGACACACCTGCGTGCAGAAGCAGGGACACAGCGAGGCACTGCCATGACAGCAGGAACCTCCTCCCAGCTCTATTCCATGGGCCAACCTGtcctcctgccagctcctgcatggatttgtgggctggccccagcagggaagaaggcagGCACCCTCCGCATCAATGGTCCCAAAGCCTCTGGATGTATTTGGGAGTTACCAGGTTCCTCCTGGCTTGGAGAAACCAGTTGTCCTACAACCAGGACACAAAAACCTAGCAAAGCACCGAGGAAGGACAGTTTCTGCAGCGGTGATGACAACGGACACCTCAGCTACCTTCACAGCAGCGGTGGGCTGGTTGCTTCTTCAGCCCTTTGGCCCTTCTGAGCCCTGACAGCGGACTTTGCAAGGAATGGGCCGAACTTCGGGGTGATCGCCAATGCTCCGCTGTGGCTTGCTTGAGTGACGTGGGGCAGCTCTGCAACATTTGCTGTGGTCTCTTCATGTATGTACCAGATTTCCCCCCTAATCACTCCAAAAAGGCAGTAGTCCAGACCCACCTCTCTTCTCCATCCGTATCAGTAGCTCCTGGGAAGCAGGAGGTATTTCGCTAGAATCAGGATAAAAGAGAGTCGGGATCTCTCCTATCAAGACCAAATAAAAACACTGAATAAAGAACCTCATAAGCTGGATCTTTTCAAGATAAATTCCTTCCAGGGGCAGCTCAGCTTCCAGGCTGAGAGCTGGCACCCCAGCCTGGATGGTGGCTTTGGGAACCTTTCTGAGATGAATCCCTACACAGAAACGAAGAGCCAGAAAGCTCTTAAAGTTATTATTGCTCCTCGTGATGGTCAGATGTTGTGGTTCTGTGCCGCAGCACAGAAGGTTAGCCAACAGGGCCAGGGATGTTGTGGCTATCCTGACATCCACAGCCAGTGCATCAGGTGCTCTCACTTGTCGTTCCCACTGGAAACTCATCTTGGAGACTCTCTCCGGCAAGGTCCATGCTCAAGAACCTCCACCTCTCTGTTGCTTTTTGAAGATGACCCGTAGTTTCTCTGTCTGCCTTCCTGTCTCTAACCTACAAAACCTCACAACACTCCGCCTAATCCCTTCGTTTTCAATCAAAGGCCGACCCGTTGCAGGGTTTTTAGAGGATTGTCCTGCCTGCCATGTGGTTTGGTGCCTCAGGCAGTTGCCTCCAGACTCCAGCTGTTTTTATTACCTAAGTGGGTTTGATTGCTCCTTCATTTGTGCCTGAATGAGAGCCTTTGGCACCCTCGTGGGCTTTAATGGGGTCTGTGTGTTCTAGCTACCAATTAAACCCGCTGGCAGCGATTAACAGCTTCCAGCAGAACACTAACGCGGAGCAGAGGGGACACGGCTTTCCAGGTCTCCAGGAGAGGATTCGGTGGAAAAGGGACAGGACTTTCTGCAGAAAGGTGGAGCACGGCGGCTGTGTTGGCTGGAAGTGGCTCTGTCCCCAGGTGACCGCTGCCACTTTTCTTCTCATCAGCGGAGGTCGGGCTCAGCTGTCCCAGGCTCACGCTCT
The Opisthocomus hoazin isolate bOpiHoa1 chromosome 14, bOpiHoa1.hap1, whole genome shotgun sequence DNA segment above includes these coding regions:
- the POU4F3 gene encoding POU domain, class 4, transcription factor 3; its protein translation is MMSMNSKQAFSMHPILHEPKYPHLHTSSEAIRRACLPAPQIQGNIFAGFDETLLRGAEALAAVDIVSQKTHPFKPDATYHTMSSVSCTPTSSSVHLHHPSVLTTHHPHHHHHQPSQGLDGELLEHLNSTLPLGGVPGPDVGSTPSHPHSHMSAINHMAHHSQPMNMSHPHGLASHAVISGPETETDPRELESFAERFKQRRIKLGVTQADVGSALANLKIPGVGCLSQSTICRFESLTLSHNNMVALKPILEAWLEEAERAQREKMTKPEIYTGGDKKRKRTSIAAPEKRSLEAYFAVQPRPSSEKIAAIAEKLDLKKNVVRVWFCNQRQKQKRMKFSATY